The Planococcus halocryophilus nucleotide sequence GACCATTCAGTCTCAAATTTTAAAATTAATAAAGAATCTAAACGAACGCTTAAATACAGCTGTGTTATTGATTACCCATGATTTAGGGGTAGTAGCTGAAACTTGTGAGCGAGTCGTTGTCATGTATTCAGGAAAAGTGGTTGAAGAAGGACCTGTTCATACGATCTTCAATGATCCGCAACATCCTTATACTAAAGGCTTGCTCGAGTCAGTTCCAGATATGCGTTTTAAAAAAGAACGACTTTACTCGATTCCTGGAAACGTTCCCAAACCAGGATCGATCAAAACAGGGTGCAAGTTCGCAGCACGTTGCGAATTCGCTTTTGATCGCTGTATGACTGAAAGTCCGGAGCTGTACCAAACGGCGGAAGATCATCAAACTCGCTGTTTCCTATTTGATCCGAAGGAGGTACAGTCGCATGACAGAACCGTTATTGAAAGTTGAAGGCCTCAAAAAGTATTTTCCGATTAAGTCGGGTATTTTAGGTAAAGTAAGCAACCATGTAAAAGCAGTAGACGATGTTTCATTCACCGTTCAAGAAGGTGAGACGTTAGGAATCGTTGGTGAATCGGGCTGTGGGAAATCTACAACAGGGCGGATGTTAATGCGCCTTTTGGAACCAACTGAAGGTGTTGTGACATTTGATGGTCAAGAATTGACGAGTCTGTCGAAAAACGATATGCGTAAAGCACGTCGAGATATTCAAATGGTTTTCCAAGATCCATACGCGTCATTAAACCCGCGTCATACAATTGAGAAAATTTTAATGGAACCGCTTAATGTCCATAATATAGGCGATCCAAAAGAGCGTAAAAAGAAAGTACATGAGTTTTTGGAGATAGTGGGATTGAGCAGCTATCATGCAAAACGCTACCCACATCAATTTAGTGGTGGTCAAAGGCAGCGTATTGGTATTGCGCGTGCATTAATGACAAATCCGAAACTTATTATTGCCGATGAGCCCGTTTCAGCACTTGATGTATCAATTCAGGCTCAAGTATTGAATTTGATGCAAGATTTGCAAAAAGAGCTGAAACTCACTTATATATTCATTGCCCACGATTTAGGGGTGGTTCGCCATATCAGCGATCGTGTGGGCGTAATGTATCTTGGACAAATGGCAGAACTTGCTAACACAGAGGATTTGTACGAAAAACCACTACATCCGTATACGCAAGCCCTATTGGCTGCAGTACCGGTACCGGACCCAGATTTTGTCCGGGAAGAAGTGATTATCACGGGAGATGTTCCAAGCCCAGCAAATCCACCAAGCGGTTGCAGGTTCCATACACGCTGTCCATTTAAAATGGATATTTGTTCAGAAGTTGTACCAGTTTTTGCAGAAGTTGAAGAAGGTCATTCTGTTGCCTGTCATCTTTACGAAGAGTCTAGGCCGCAATGATAATAAATAGAAAAATGGAGGGGTTAATTTGGGAAAGAAAAAGTTCTTAACGTGGTCATTATTATTGCTTTTATTAGTATCAACAGCACTTTTTGGCTGTAGTTCTGACGACGGCTCAGAAGAAGGCGAAAGCGAAGGCGGATCTACTGAAGAGAAGACATTGATCTTCGGACGTGGAGGCGACTCTGTTTCTCTTGATCCAATTGCAGTTACGGACGGAGAATCATTTAAAGTAACAAAAAACATTTTTGATACGTTAGTAAACTTTGGTGAACAGGATACAGAAATCGAACCTGGATTGGCGTCTGAATGGACTCCTTCTGAAGACGGATTGACGTACACGTTCCAATTGCAAGAAGGCGTTAAGTTCCACGATGGCACTGATTTTAATGCAGAAGCTGTAGTGAAAAACTTTGAGCGTTGGGCAGCTGGTGACGGAGAGAAATTCCCTTACTATGGTTCTATGTTTGGTGGATACGGGGATGATGAAGGACATGTGATCGAATCTGTTGAAGCTACAGGCGATTACGAAGTTGTCTTTACGTTAAAACGTCCACAAGCACCATTCCTTAAAAACTTAGCAATGAGCCCATTTGCGATTGCTTCACCAACTGCAGTTGAAGAAGCTGGTGACTCTTTCGGGGATAACCCAGTTGGAACAGGTCCATTTAAATTTGTTGAATGGAAACGTAACGATACAATTACAATTGAAAAATTTGATGATTACTGGGTAGATGGCGAGCCGAAATTGGATCAAGTCGTATTCCGCGCAATTCCAGATAACTCAGCTCGTTTAAATGCTTTATTATCAGGAGAAATTGATTTGGCAGACGGAATTACACCATCTGATGCTGGAACAATCGAAGGCGACGATAATCTTCAATTGTTTGAACGTCCATCTATGAACGTTGGCTACCTTGGAATGACTGTTACACGTGAACCATTTGACGATCCTAAAGTACGTCAAGCGGTAAACCATGCAATCGATAAACAAGCGATTGTTGATGCATTTTTCGAAGGACGCGCAGAAGTAGCAAAAAATCCAATTCCGCCAGTAATTAGCGGATATAACGATAGCATTGAAGATTACGAATACAGCCCGGAAAAAGCAAAAGAATTATTAGCTGAAGCTGGTCTTTCAGATGGCTTTGACATGGAACTTTACGCAATGCCAGTTCCACGTCCATATATGCCAGATGGCCAAAAAGTGGCAGAAGCGATTCAAAAGAATTTGGCTGATGTTGGCATTAACGCCAAGATTGTTTCATTTGAATGGGCAACGTATTTAGAAAAAGCTGCAAACGGAGAAGCTGATGCATTCTTACTTGGATGGACTGGCGATAACGGCGATGCAGATAACTTCCTATACGCTTTGCTTGATCAAGATAATGTCGGCACAAACAACTACACGTACTATGAAAACCAAGAATTGCACGATCTTCTTATTAAAGCACAATCAGAAGTTGACGAAGATGTAAGAAACGACTTATACATGCAAGCTCAAGAAATCATCCATGAAGATGCTCCTTGGGTTCCACTTGCTCATTCTACACCGCTATTAGCTGGTGGGAAAAACGTAATGAATTTCAAAGCACATCCAACAGGTTCTGACAAATTGGCTTCAGTAGATTTGGAGTAGGCAATTCACGGGAGGAAGTCGGGATGATTTCCTCCCCTTTTTTTTACTGTTATACATATTGCAAGAGATGGAGAGGTGAAGAAGATGCTTCACTATATTGGAAGACGACTTTTACAGTTAATCCCAGTTTTACTCGGTATGACATTTATCGTATTTATGATTATCCGTGCAATTCCTGGTGATCCTGCACAAGTTATTCTTGGTCAGCAAGCATCCGAAGAAGCAATAAAAGCATTACGAACAAATCTAGGATTAGATAATCCTTGGTATATTCAGTATTTCGATTACCTCAAAGGATTGATTACTGGCGATTTAGGAGAATCACTTCGTACACGTACTCCTGTTGTAGATGAAGTATGGCCATATTTGGCTGCTACGATTGAGCTTTCTTTATTCGCTATCATTATTGCGGTTGTTATTGGAATTAATGCAGGTATTATTTCAGCTTGGTTCCAAAATTCTTGGTTTGACTACTTGGCAATGATTATTGCATTGATTGGGGTATCGATGCCGATCTTTTGGCTTGGGCTAATGAACCAGTGGATTTTCTCTATCGAACTTGGAATTTTACCGACTACTGGTCGAGAAAATGTTCGAGATCCTGTCGACGTCATTACTGGTTTCTACGTACTCGACACATTGATAGCAGGAGATTTCAACCAACTGTCTACTGTACTTAAACACCTCGTATTACCAGGAACAGCTCTGGCGACAATTCCAATGGCGATTATTGCTAGAATGACGCGTTCAAGCATGTTAGAAGTAATGCGTTCTGATTTTGTTCGAACAGCTCGTTCAAAAGGCTTGTCCATGTTTTGGGTTGTTTACAAACATGCGCTTAAAAATGCTATCATTCCAGTCCTAACAATTATAGGACTTCAGATGGGG carries:
- a CDS encoding ABC transporter ATP-binding protein, encoding MTEPLLKVEGLKKYFPIKSGILGKVSNHVKAVDDVSFTVQEGETLGIVGESGCGKSTTGRMLMRLLEPTEGVVTFDGQELTSLSKNDMRKARRDIQMVFQDPYASLNPRHTIEKILMEPLNVHNIGDPKERKKKVHEFLEIVGLSSYHAKRYPHQFSGGQRQRIGIARALMTNPKLIIADEPVSALDVSIQAQVLNLMQDLQKELKLTYIFIAHDLGVVRHISDRVGVMYLGQMAELANTEDLYEKPLHPYTQALLAAVPVPDPDFVREEVIITGDVPSPANPPSGCRFHTRCPFKMDICSEVVPVFAEVEEGHSVACHLYEESRPQ
- a CDS encoding ABC transporter permease; the encoded protein is MLHYIGRRLLQLIPVLLGMTFIVFMIIRAIPGDPAQVILGQQASEEAIKALRTNLGLDNPWYIQYFDYLKGLITGDLGESLRTRTPVVDEVWPYLAATIELSLFAIIIAVVIGINAGIISAWFQNSWFDYLAMIIALIGVSMPIFWLGLMNQWIFSIELGILPTTGRENVRDPVDVITGFYVLDTLIAGDFNQLSTVLKHLVLPGTALATIPMAIIARMTRSSMLEVMRSDFVRTARSKGLSMFWVVYKHALKNAIIPVLTIIGLQMGLLLGGAILTETIFGWPGIGRYIYEAIGFRDYPVIQSGILIVAFIFVMINLIVDLLYGLVDPRIKYD
- a CDS encoding ABC transporter substrate-binding protein encodes the protein MGKKKFLTWSLLLLLLVSTALFGCSSDDGSEEGESEGGSTEEKTLIFGRGGDSVSLDPIAVTDGESFKVTKNIFDTLVNFGEQDTEIEPGLASEWTPSEDGLTYTFQLQEGVKFHDGTDFNAEAVVKNFERWAAGDGEKFPYYGSMFGGYGDDEGHVIESVEATGDYEVVFTLKRPQAPFLKNLAMSPFAIASPTAVEEAGDSFGDNPVGTGPFKFVEWKRNDTITIEKFDDYWVDGEPKLDQVVFRAIPDNSARLNALLSGEIDLADGITPSDAGTIEGDDNLQLFERPSMNVGYLGMTVTREPFDDPKVRQAVNHAIDKQAIVDAFFEGRAEVAKNPIPPVISGYNDSIEDYEYSPEKAKELLAEAGLSDGFDMELYAMPVPRPYMPDGQKVAEAIQKNLADVGINAKIVSFEWATYLEKAANGEADAFLLGWTGDNGDADNFLYALLDQDNVGTNNYTYYENQELHDLLIKAQSEVDEDVRNDLYMQAQEIIHEDAPWVPLAHSTPLLAGGKNVMNFKAHPTGSDKLASVDLE